The DNA region TTTACATTCGGAGCTTTAAGGCCAGTTTTTACTTCTGTTTTTGCCGGAGCCATTTCTGCTTTATTTTTCTTTTCTTTGATTTTACTTACAAAAGGAAAAGGAATGGGTCTTGGTGATGTTAAAATCGCAGCCTTTATGGGTATTTTACTCTCTTTTCCCAACATTTTTGTCGCTTTATTTCTTGCATTTTTTAGCGGCAGTGTGATAGGATTAATATTGATAATACTAAAGAGAAAAAAATTAAAAAGCGAAGTACCTTTTGGATGTTTTTTGGCTCCAGCCACCTTTATTGCGTTTTTTTGGGGAACTAATTTAATAACCTTTTATTATAATTTATTTCTTTGGTAAAATAATAAAATGCCAAAATTAAAAAGAAAAAACAGCTTTACTACCATTGAACTTGTAGTCTCTATCGGAATTATTGTGATTATGGGTGGTATTTTCCTTGTAAATTATAGATTGCAAAAAGAAGAAATGGATCTTCAAAATGCTGCAAGTATAATATCTCAAGAAATAAGAAAAGCTCAAGGATTTACAATGGCGCAGATGTCTCGTCCTGAGAATAATGAATGCGGAGGAGGAGTAGCCAAGAATTTTGCTATTTTCTTTGAAGAGGGGAAAAACTACATAAAGCTTTATACTGATAAAGACCTGGCAAATGAATGTTTAGTTGAAGATAGGTATTTTGCGTCTAGCATTGAAGTTTTAAATGTGACTCCGGCTGTTTCAGACACTACTGCTTGGATTACTTTTGAAAAAGAAAATCTCAAAACGAAAATTAATGCCAGCGTGGCAACAACGTTAAATATCGAGCTTTGTATTAGAGGAGATGCCTGTAGCGCAAACAAAAAAACAATTATTTTAAACAATAAAGGAATGATAGATATAGAATAAAAAATCAAAATCCATATGTTTAATTTATTTAAAAAATATAGCGAGAAAGGATTTACTTTTATTGAACTTTTAGCTGCGATGATTGCGTTGTCCATCGGAATTTTATCTGTAATTGCAATTTCTTCAAAAAGTTATTCTGCAATTTCTTTCCAAAAAAATAAGCTCATCGCTACTTATTTAGCAAAAGAGGGGATAGAACATGTTCGTGCTATGCGTAATGAAAATTGGCTCTATAAAGACGAATCAGATTGTAACCGAGATTTTGTTGTTACTAAGTGTTGCGATCAAGATAAAAATCCTACTTGTGATATTGATGAAGATGGCCAGGTAAAAGAAGATGGAGGGGATTGCGATTGGAGATGTGGTGACGAAAGTAACCCCGCGAGTTCCTATCAGCCAAATTGTATCCTTGGTGCTCCACGGCACGTAGAGGGTTCTATTTATTATGTATACACCAAGGACTTGATGCGCTATGGAAATTCTTGGTTATGTGTTGTAGCATCTACTACTAGTGAAACTGCTCCGACCAGTTGTAAAGATTATGGATATTCGCATGGCTCAAATATTAAACGGCTTTTAGTAGTTGATAGAACTAAAGATTTAAACCAAGACGGAAATCCAAACAATGATCTTTTAGTTCAATCAATTGTTTGTTGGCAGCAAGGCGGAAGATGGCAAGAAGTAGTAATTGAAGACCATCTTTTTAACTGGAAGAAGTAATTTTATGTTAAATTTGAACAGAATTAGTTATTCCAAAAAAAGTTTTACCCTAATTGAGCTTTTAACCGCAATGGCAGTTTTTATTTTTTTAATAACAGCTACAATGGGGATTTATGTTACGACTATTCACAAGCACTTTCAGGCGCAAAAAATACAGACAGTTAGTGAGGAGCTTCGCTATGCAATGGATTTAATTTCGCGCGATATAAAAAATAGTTATGTTGTCGCTATAAAAAACGGGGGAGAAGATTACCAGGCAATATGGCTTGCTCATTTAACAAAAATGACAGAGGCGCAGAGAAATACTTGCCTTGCTTCCCCTTCTGAAAATAATTGCTTAGTATATAGATTTAACTATAGAGATTATACGGGCAATAGTTGCCGAGGTACCCAAAAACAATGTATTGATTCTAAAGAGGCAGGGGCGACAGAGACATATGCTCCTCTTATTTCTTCAAGAATAAAAATTAC from Candidatus Paceibacterota bacterium includes:
- a CDS encoding prepilin-type N-terminal cleavage/methylation domain-containing protein → MFNLFKKYSEKGFTFIELLAAMIALSIGILSVIAISSKSYSAISFQKNKLIATYLAKEGIEHVRAMRNENWLYKDESDCNRDFVVTKCCDQDKNPTCDIDEDGQVKEDGGDCDWRCGDESNPASSYQPNCILGAPRHVEGSIYYVYTKDLMRYGNSWLCVVASTTSETAPTSCKDYGYSHGSNIKRLLVVDRTKDLNQDGNPNNDLLVQSIVCWQQGGRWQEVVIEDHLFNWKK